In Amaranthus tricolor cultivar Red isolate AtriRed21 chromosome 3, ASM2621246v1, whole genome shotgun sequence, a single window of DNA contains:
- the LOC130808926 gene encoding uncharacterized protein LOC130808926, translated as MALFRALSTRRSQRGGGYDRLLDETHGMSNDSAFSADHAVLKRVTSVPASILFGSSSKKIGFGSDYVGKNSKTKQHQQETKGKKGGKSHPVFSLFEGKWKKKKLTANPDFSRYVEYLKEGGMWNKNTNSPIIYYK; from the coding sequence ATGGCTTTGTTTAGAGCTTTAAGTACAAGAAGAAGCCAAAGAGGTGGTGGATATGATAGGTTGTTGGATGAAACTCATGGTATGAGTAATGATTCAGCCTTTTCAGCAGATCATGCAGTACTAAAAAGGGTTACTAGTGTTCCTGCTAGCATTTTATTTGGATCATCTTCCAAAAAGATCGGATTCGGATCAGATTATGTAGGGAAAAACTCTAAGACTAAACAACATCAACAAGAAACAAAGGGTAAAAAGGGTGGAAAGAGTCACCCTGTGTTTAGTTTGTTTGAAGGGaagtggaagaagaagaagctcACTGCAAATCCAGATTTTTCTAGATATGTTGAGTATTTGAAAGAAGGTGGGATGTGGAATAAGAATACTAATTCACCTATTATCTATTACAAATGA